The Candidatus Zixiibacteriota bacterium DNA segment GTGTGTCGGGTCTTGACGGAAACATTCGCTTCTGGGTCAATGCCGGCGGTTGCACTCAGGACTCAGTCAAGGTGGTGACGTCACACGGGATGATTGCAAAGGTTGCCATCAGATCACTCGATCCCAACGGAAGCCTCTCAATTAACTCTCAAGACTTCAACGGAACCTTTTGCAGTGATTACAATCTCGATGGAATAGTCGATGGAGCAGATTGGGCAGTATTTAGTAATCACCTTGGACAAAACTGTCTCGAAGGTCCTTCAAACTATTTACGTGTGACGTTGACAACAGCACCTGGATCTGGCTACATCTATTCTGGAGATACTTTGTCAATCATCGCATCCTTTACCAGTAGTTCTTCAGAGGATATGGTTATAGACAGCGTCGTGTTTCTTAATGCGGGTTTTGGAATAGCCTCAACTTGGAATCAAATTGGGACAGCTTCAGCATTTCCTCTCTTTGCCCTTGATACGGCCATCGCTTCATTCCCTTTCACTGTTCCAGCTAGCGGACACGGCTGCTTTCAAATCCGGGCTTTCCCACGATTTTCACTGAGTAAATCCTCAGTTCGCAGTGTATCGAGTGATACTCTGCTTTATGGATTTAGTATGGAGATGGGAGAAACCTGGGCTTGGTTAAAAAGTTCGGAGGGCCAAATCTTAAATGAGGTTCGCGTTGATTCAGTGACCGGTGAACAGGATTATTCGACATTGCGGCTTATGGGACTAACAAAAGAACAGTATTCAACACTAGCTTCTTATGAGGCAAGTGGCTTAATACAACTTCTTTCATCGCCAGTTGCAGACATGGCCGCGAACAGGTGGGAGACAGGATTTACTGAATACCTAGGGACAAAACAGGATACCGTACTTCGTCGCTTATCTGCCACGCTTGTGATACTCAGAGATATGTTCAGACTGAACTCAGACTCACAAGCAGTCCTGAAATACAGTCACTCGGAACCATGTGATTGCGATCCTTCACCCAACGGTTGCGGCCCAGAAGGAGTACTCAATGTACTCGTGCCAGATTTTACAGATTGTCACACTCAATGCTGTAACACTCATGATATTGCTTATTGTGCCGGTGGTGGTGGTACAGAAACTGATCGGCTAATTGCTGACAGTCGGCTAGCTGCTTGTATGATGGGCTGCGACATGTTGGGGCTCTACCTTGGACCAATATACGGAGCTGCAGTTGGTGGCCTGGGTGATGGGTTCTATTGTTATGATGAACCGCCACCTCCTGCACCAAGTGCGGGACGACAACTAAATACCGATGCTCGTCCAAGGCCTGGAGGAGATTCAGACGGGGACGGAATACCTGACGCAAATGACCCGTGTCCTCAGACTGCTCCAGGTTGCCGAGCAATGGCACATGTGTTTGGAGGATGTGCCCCTGGATCGTCCTTTGGATGTCCTCATGGTGATGATCCTGGTGAACATGATGCTGTTCCGTTTCGTGATCAGGATGACGGAGATATATATCCATTTTTTATCCCATTGGGTGATGCTTTTGGTGACTCCCTATTAATCACAATGTTTGAGTTTTTCCCAGCGGGTTGGAGCGTTGAATTGGAAGACTCATCCTCTTTTTACGCGGTGCCAGACACAATTTTCGGCATTATTTCCCACCCAGAAATCATTAATTGCTATGACACAGGTCGTGTCATTTTCGTAGCTTATGGAATGGATGGAGAATATGCTGGAACAGCAGATGCCTCAGTATTCATTGTTCGAGATAGAGGTGATCTGGATGGGAATGAATTAATCGATATCTCAGATGTGACAATGTTAATAGATCATCTCTTCATAAACTTGGTTCCATTAAATCCACTCTATGCCGCAGAACTCA contains these protein-coding regions:
- a CDS encoding T9SS type A sorting domain-containing protein, whose product is MEIDNENYGSSKYTPLFTNLDTISALDLYSTARAEQHGTTQPFLRVLTTTTIRSGTVFWVNGGADFRCNDLLIRSGGQTTFDSLYFHDQGLVTVESGGVLSAESLFVSAGAQCLGGGTINGFIQNAGVFSPGASAGEMTVNGDFVQTASGTIEIEIGGTVPTTDYAVLDVNGEATLNGTLSVSYFNLFEPIVGDSFQVIDYNSHVGTFSDFQGLDTTLIGVNYRDSGVVLLADSSDIVSTQTHIILSPAGNIPFVVNLSDQSGQPVAGSNDVWLDFTECNGVVGCPSEAAWPIVPATGVSGLDGNIRFWVNAGGCTQDSVKVVTSHGMIAKVAIRSLDPNGSLSINSQDFNGTFCSDYNLDGIVDGADWAVFSNHLGQNCLEGPSNYLRVTLTTAPGSGYIYSGDTLSIIASFTSSSSEDMVIDSVVFLNAGFGIASTWNQIGTASAFPLFALDTAIASFPFTVPASGHGCFQIRAFPRFSLSKSSVRSVSSDTLLYGFSMEMGETWAWLKSSEGQILNEVRVDSVTGEQDYSTLRLMGLTKEQYSTLASYEASGLIQLLSSPVADMAANRWETGFTEYLGTKQDTVLRRLSATLVILRDMFRLNSDSQAVLKYSHSEPCDCDPSPNGCGPEGVLNVLVPDFTDCHTQCCNTHDIAYCAGGGGTETDRLIADSRLAACMMGCDMLGLYLGPIYGAAVGGLGDGFYCYDEPPPPAPSAGRQLNTDARPRPGGDSDGDGIPDANDPCPQTAPGCRAMAHVFGGCAPGSSFGCPHGDDPGEHDAVPFRDQDDGDIYPFFIPLGDAFGDSLLITMFEFFPAGWSVELEDSSSFYAVPDTIFGIISHPEIINCYDTGRVIFVAYGMDGEYAGTADASVFIVRDRGDLDGNELIDISDVTMLIDHLFINLVPLNPLYAAELTHDNQVDIADLTRLIDYLYVSLSPITCDPPAAKTNQTSSVSVAVNATVDSLYTTVSVDASASLRGLELTLVGTDLAKPMKLVNDSLDMIFGQVESVVRIGIFDKNGPNTIKAGKTEAVRIPGKFRLESARAADIAFNSILADINSTTEPTLPKEFSLSQNFPNPFNPKTVIYFSLPKASNVELVIYNVLGQEVKTLTNRNHPPGDYEIEWDSRNDAGNEVASGVYLYRIVAGDYLATKKMLLLK